In the genome of Mycteria americana isolate JAX WOST 10 ecotype Jacksonville Zoo and Gardens chromosome 7, USCA_MyAme_1.0, whole genome shotgun sequence, one region contains:
- the SNED1 gene encoding sushi, nidogen and EGF-like domain-containing protein 1 isoform X14 — protein sequence MRGLAGWAVLVALGEWLWAAGVVPLADFYPFGPTQGDAATRKQDDGGSELRPLSVPFPFFGAGHTGLYVNNNGIISFLKEVSQFTPVAFPISRDRRVVAAFWADVDNRQAGDVYYRESTEQPILERASRDITQYFPEFPGFSAQWVFIATWYRVTFFGGSSLSPVNTFQIVLITDGKLSFTIFNYESITWTTGMHASSGGDFAGLGGIAAQAGFNAGDGKRYFNIPGSRTDDIADVEMTTNVGIPGRWVFRIDDAQVQVGGCSNTTSVCLTLRPCLNGGKCIEDCITGNPSYTCSCLAGFTGKRCHVDVDECLSHPCQNGATCLNGAGSFSCRCLPGFRGTSCEAEESPCESRVCQNGGRCQAVNGTAACLCQPGYTGVDCQTEVNECESIPCLNGGHCIDLVDNYTCVCLEPFVGQRCETDSSSCEDRSCRNRQTCNYIRPGRYICTCSPGYYGNNCQYGGPRVPGACLSHPCQNAGSCLETEQGYICECQEGYAGQDCRDKLSEGCECRNGGSCLEGNVTICQCLPGFFGLLCEFEVTTTPCNMNTQCPDGGYCMEYGGSYLCVCHTDYGTNHTMPSPCDSEPCLNGGSCEVHDDSYTCECPQGFLGKHCEKAKPRLCSTGPCRNGGTCREADGEYHCTCPYRFTGKHCEIGKPDPCASGPCQNRGTCFHYIGKYKCDCPPGYTGRHCEIEVDCGVPSEVKHAQASFNSTKVGSLAEYHCELGYTLSQHNHPRVCRLPGVWSDPPECDEINECWSQPCLNGGWCKDRVAKFLCLCEPGYTGHHCESDVDECQSEPCKNGGTCRDLPGSFACYCPEGFVGTQCETEVDACESGPCRNGGECESYRGSYLCVCLEGFFGYHCETASDPCFSSPCGSRGYCLPGNGTHSCTCKVSYTGKSCEKELLPPTSLKVERVEDTGVLISWHPPEDAAARQLIDGYAVTYVSLDGSYRRTDFVDRSRSAHQLRALASGRAYNISVFSVKRNVNNKNDISRPIMLTTRTRPRPVEGFEITNVTASAITVQWALHRLKHSTVSRGPAARREVHCPCHNAERPGDGRPPLRESGHGPLPRMDKASPPPKPHRLPHHHYFCVHGVGAATCWCCGGVHHQCHHCSEREEPLCAQWEACDLHGAGPAPWAAVPPVRDGCAEHRARSSAQ from the exons ATGCGGGGCCTGGCGGGCTGGGCcgtgctggtggccctgggcgAGTGGCTGTGGGCGGCCGGCGTGGTGCCGCTGGCGGACTTCTATCCCTTCGGGCCCACGCAGGGCGATGCCGCCACGCGGAAGCAGGACGACGGCGGCTCCGAGCTGCGGCCCCTCTCCGTCCCCTTCCCCTTCTTCGGCGCGGGGCACACCGGTCTCTAT GTGAACAACAATGGGATCATCTCATTCCTGAAGGAGGTCTCACAGTTCACGCCAGTGGCCTTCCCCATCTCCAGGGACCGGCGTGTGGTGGCTGCTTTCTGGGCAGATGTGGATAACCGGCAGGCGGGCGATGTGTATTACCGGGAGAGCACTGAACAGCCCATCTTAGAGAGAGCAAGCAGGGATATCACGCAGTATTTCCCTGAGTTCCCAGGGTTTTCTGCGCAGTGGGTCTTCATCGCCACCTGGTACCGAGTGACCTTCTTTGGGGGCAGTTCACTTTCACCA gtAAACACTTTTCAGATTGTCCTCATCACAGATGGCAAGCTCTCCTTCACCATCTTCAACTATGAGTCCATCACCTGGACCACGGGTATGCATGCCAGCAGTGGGGGGGACTTTGCTGGGCTCGGCGGCATTGCAGCGCAG GCAGGTTTTAACGCTGGTGATGGAAAGCGCTACTTCAACATCCCCGGATCCCGCACCGATGACATCGCTGACGTGGAGATGACGACAAATGTGGGTATCCCCGGGCGCTGGGTGTTCAGAATCGATGATGCCCAGGTGCAAGTGGGGGGCTGCAGCAATACAA CCTCTGTCTGCCTGACACTGCGGCCCTGCCTGAATGGGGGGAAGTGTATCGAGGACTGCATCACGGGCAACCCCTCCTAcacctgctcctgcctggctggcTTTACTGGGAAGAGGTGCCATGTTG ATGTGGACGAGTGTCTCTCCCACCCATGTCAGAACGGAGCCACCTGCCTCAATGGTGCTGGCAGCTTCAGCTGCAGGTGCCTGCCGGGCTTCAGAGGCACCAGCTGCGAGGCCG AAGAGTCGCCATGTGAGAGTAGAGTGTGCCAGAACGGCGGGAGGTGCCAGGCAGTGAATGGGACAGCAGCATGCTTGTGCCAGCCAGGGTACACAGGGGTGGACTGCCAGACAG AGGTGAATGAGTGCGAGTCCATCCCGTGCCTGAATGGTGGGCACTGCATCGACCTGGTCGATAACTACACCTGTGTGTGCCTGGAGCCCTTCGTGGGACAGCGCTGTGAGAcag ACTCATCTTCCTGCGAGGACCGGAGCTGCCGGAACCGGCAGACGTGCAACTACATCCGCCCTGGCCGCTACATCTGCACCTGCTCCCCGGGTTATTATGGCAACAACTGCCAGTATG gCGGGCCCCGTGTGCCTGGTGCCTGCCTCTCCCACCCATGCCAGAAtgcgggcagctgcctggagaCAGAGCAGGGCTACATCTGCGAATGCCAGGAGGGCTACGCTGGGCAGGACTGTCGAGACA AGCTCTCAGAGGGCTGCGAGTGTCGCAACGGGGGCAGTTGTCTGGAGGGGAACGTCACCATCTGCCAGTGCCTGCCTGGGTTTTTTGGTCTCCTCTGTGAATTTG AAGTCACCACCACACCGTGCAACATGAACACCCAGTGCCCGGATGGCGGGTACTGCATGGAGTATGGCGGGAGCTATCTGTGCGTCTGCCACACTGACTACGGCACCAACCACA CAATGCCATCCCCCTGTGACTCGGAGCCCTGCCTGAATGGGGGGTCCTGCGAGGTTCATGACGACTCGTATACCTGCGAGTGTCCTCAAGGCTTCCTTGGCAAGCACTGTGAGAAAG CTAAGCCACGGCTCTGCAGCACAGGGCCCTGTCGCAACGGGGGCACCTGCAGGGAGGCGGATGGCGAGTACCACTGCACCTGCCCCTACCGCTTCACTGGCAAGCACTGCGAGATCG gTAAGCCAGACCCTTGCGCCTCGGGGCCCTGCCAGAACAGGGGCACCTGCTTCCACTACATCGGCAAGTACAAGTGCGACTGTCCCCCAGGCTACACTGGCCGGCACTGTGAAATTG AGGTTGACTGCGGTGTCCCCAGTGAGGTGAAGCATGCCCAGGCCTCTTTCAACTCCACCAAGGTGGGCTCGCTGGCTGAATACCACTGTGAGCTGGGCTACACCCTCAGTCAGCACAACCACCCCCGTGTCTGCCGCTTGCCAGGTGTCTGGAGTGATCCCCCCGAGTGTGATG AGATCAATGAGTGctggtcccagccctgcctgaaTGGTGGCTGGTGCAAGGACCGTGTCGCCAAGTTCCTGTGCCTGTGTGAGCCGGGTTACACTGGCCACCACTGCGAGTCGG ATGTCGACGAGTGCCAGTCAGAGCCCTGTAAGAACGGCGGAACCTGCCGGGACCTCCCTGGGTCCTTTGCTTGCTACTGTCCTGAGGGCTTTGTGGGGACCCAGTGCGAGACAG aAGTGGATGCCTGTGAGTCAGGCCCTTGCCGAAATGGAGGGGAATGCGAGAGCTACAGGGGCTCCTACCTCTGCGTGTGCCTGGAGGGTTTCTTCGGCTACCACTGTGAGACAG CCAGCGACCCCTGCTTCTCCAGCCCCTGCGGGAGCAGAGGCTACTGCCTGCCTGGCAATGGCACCCACAGCTGCACCTGCAAAGTCAGCTACACAGGCAAGAGCTGCGAAAAAG AATTGCTGCCACCAACCTCATTAAAGGTGGAAAGGGTGGAGGACACTGGTGTGTTGATTTCTTGGCACCCACCTGAGGACGCAGCCGCCAGGCAACTCATTGACGGCTACGCCGTGACGTACGTATCCCTCGACGGCTCTTACCGCAGGACAGATTTTGTGGACCGAAGTCGTTCTGCCCACCAATTGCGGGCACTAGCCTCCGGCAGAGCCTAcaatatttctgtcttttcagtcAAACGCAACGTGAACAACAAGAATGATATCAGCAGGCCCATCATGCTCACCACGCGCACTA GACCGCGTCCGGTGGAAGGCTTTGAGATCACGAATGTGACGGCCAGTGCCATCACGGTGCAATGGGCTCTCCACCGGCTCAAGCACTCCACCGTTAGTAGG ggacctgcagccaggagagaggtACATTGTCCATGTCACAACGCTGAGCGGCCTGGGGATGGAAGACCACCCCTCAGAGAGTCTGGCCATGGCCCCCTTCCACGTATGGACAA ggcctctccccccccaaaacctcaccGCCTCCCGCATCACCACTACTTCTGTGTCCATGGCGTGGGAGCAGCCACCTGCTGGTGCTGTGGAGGCGTACATCATCAATGTCACCACTGCTCAGAGCGTGAAGAGCCGCTATGTGCCCAATGGGAAGCTTGTGACCTACATGGTGCGGGACCTGCTCCCTGGGCAGCGGTACCGCCTGTCCGTGACGGCTGTGCAGAACACAGAGCAAGGTCAAGTGCACAGTGA
- the SNED1 gene encoding sushi, nidogen and EGF-like domain-containing protein 1 isoform X4: MRGLAGWAVLVALGEWLWAAGVVPLADFYPFGPTQGDAATRKQDDGGSELRPLSVPFPFFGAGHTGLYVNNNGIISFLKEVSQFTPVAFPISRDRRVVAAFWADVDNRQAGDVYYRESTEQPILERASRDITQYFPEFPGFSAQWVFIATWYRVTFFGGSSLSPVNTFQIVLITDGKLSFTIFNYESITWTTGMHASSGGDFAGLGGIAAQAGFNAGDGKRYFNIPGSRTDDIADVEMTTNVGIPGRWVFRIDDAQVQVGGCSNTTSVCLTLRPCLNGGKCIEDCITGNPSYTCSCLAGFTGKRCHVDVDECLSHPCQNGATCLNGAGSFSCRCLPGFRGTSCEAEESPCESRVCQNGGRCQAVNGTAACLCQPGYTGVDCQTEVNECESIPCLNGGHCIDLVDNYTCVCLEPFVGQRCETDSSSCEDRSCRNRQTCNYIRPGRYICTCSPGYYGNNCQYGGPRVPGACLSHPCQNAGSCLETEQGYICECQEGYAGQDCRDKLSEGCECRNGGSCLEGNVTICQCLPGFFGLLCEFEVTTTPCNMNTQCPDGGYCMEYGGSYLCVCHTDYGTNHTMPSPCDSEPCLNGGSCEVHDDSYTCECPQGFLGKHCEKAKPRLCSTGPCRNGGTCREADGEYHCTCPYRFTGKHCEIGKPDPCASGPCQNRGTCFHYIGKYKCDCPPGYTGRHCEIEVDCGVPSEVKHAQASFNSTKVGSLAEYHCELGYTLSQHNHPRVCRLPGVWSDPPECDEINECWSQPCLNGGWCKDRVAKFLCLCEPGYTGHHCESDVDECQSEPCKNGGTCRDLPGSFACYCPEGFVGTQCETEVDACESGPCRNGGECESYRGSYLCVCLEGFFGYHCETASDPCFSSPCGSRGYCLPGNGTHSCTCKVSYTGKSCEKELLPPTSLKVERVEDTGVLISWHPPEDAAARQLIDGYAVTYVSLDGSYRRTDFVDRSRSAHQLRALASGRAYNISVFSVKRNVNNKNDISRPIMLTTRTRPRPVEGFEITNVTASAITVQWALHRLKHSTVSRVRVAIRQPGDLVDRTVELNSSVAKYTFLDLQPGERYIVHVTTLSGLGMEDHPSESLAMAPFHVWTRPLPPQNLTASRITTTSVSMAWEQPPAGAVEAYIINVTTAQSVKSRYVPNGKLVTYMVRDLLPGQRYRLSVTAVQNTEQGQVHSEPIYLYVTTLQRDGAPERRWSQAGHPRVLRNRLPPAFLPELRLLADRDTAEEPSPAPRFTELVDGRGRISTRFSTVLSKSITVKTQPEAPVKLENVEVSSQGSLALKLHEAKSKSEGQNCSTNPCRNGGTCIRDAESYHCDCRLGFKGRLCELGTGESTRYTRTSATRRAARAPVLRRQPAENQATVTH; encoded by the exons ATGCGGGGCCTGGCGGGCTGGGCcgtgctggtggccctgggcgAGTGGCTGTGGGCGGCCGGCGTGGTGCCGCTGGCGGACTTCTATCCCTTCGGGCCCACGCAGGGCGATGCCGCCACGCGGAAGCAGGACGACGGCGGCTCCGAGCTGCGGCCCCTCTCCGTCCCCTTCCCCTTCTTCGGCGCGGGGCACACCGGTCTCTAT GTGAACAACAATGGGATCATCTCATTCCTGAAGGAGGTCTCACAGTTCACGCCAGTGGCCTTCCCCATCTCCAGGGACCGGCGTGTGGTGGCTGCTTTCTGGGCAGATGTGGATAACCGGCAGGCGGGCGATGTGTATTACCGGGAGAGCACTGAACAGCCCATCTTAGAGAGAGCAAGCAGGGATATCACGCAGTATTTCCCTGAGTTCCCAGGGTTTTCTGCGCAGTGGGTCTTCATCGCCACCTGGTACCGAGTGACCTTCTTTGGGGGCAGTTCACTTTCACCA gtAAACACTTTTCAGATTGTCCTCATCACAGATGGCAAGCTCTCCTTCACCATCTTCAACTATGAGTCCATCACCTGGACCACGGGTATGCATGCCAGCAGTGGGGGGGACTTTGCTGGGCTCGGCGGCATTGCAGCGCAG GCAGGTTTTAACGCTGGTGATGGAAAGCGCTACTTCAACATCCCCGGATCCCGCACCGATGACATCGCTGACGTGGAGATGACGACAAATGTGGGTATCCCCGGGCGCTGGGTGTTCAGAATCGATGATGCCCAGGTGCAAGTGGGGGGCTGCAGCAATACAA CCTCTGTCTGCCTGACACTGCGGCCCTGCCTGAATGGGGGGAAGTGTATCGAGGACTGCATCACGGGCAACCCCTCCTAcacctgctcctgcctggctggcTTTACTGGGAAGAGGTGCCATGTTG ATGTGGACGAGTGTCTCTCCCACCCATGTCAGAACGGAGCCACCTGCCTCAATGGTGCTGGCAGCTTCAGCTGCAGGTGCCTGCCGGGCTTCAGAGGCACCAGCTGCGAGGCCG AAGAGTCGCCATGTGAGAGTAGAGTGTGCCAGAACGGCGGGAGGTGCCAGGCAGTGAATGGGACAGCAGCATGCTTGTGCCAGCCAGGGTACACAGGGGTGGACTGCCAGACAG AGGTGAATGAGTGCGAGTCCATCCCGTGCCTGAATGGTGGGCACTGCATCGACCTGGTCGATAACTACACCTGTGTGTGCCTGGAGCCCTTCGTGGGACAGCGCTGTGAGAcag ACTCATCTTCCTGCGAGGACCGGAGCTGCCGGAACCGGCAGACGTGCAACTACATCCGCCCTGGCCGCTACATCTGCACCTGCTCCCCGGGTTATTATGGCAACAACTGCCAGTATG gCGGGCCCCGTGTGCCTGGTGCCTGCCTCTCCCACCCATGCCAGAAtgcgggcagctgcctggagaCAGAGCAGGGCTACATCTGCGAATGCCAGGAGGGCTACGCTGGGCAGGACTGTCGAGACA AGCTCTCAGAGGGCTGCGAGTGTCGCAACGGGGGCAGTTGTCTGGAGGGGAACGTCACCATCTGCCAGTGCCTGCCTGGGTTTTTTGGTCTCCTCTGTGAATTTG AAGTCACCACCACACCGTGCAACATGAACACCCAGTGCCCGGATGGCGGGTACTGCATGGAGTATGGCGGGAGCTATCTGTGCGTCTGCCACACTGACTACGGCACCAACCACA CAATGCCATCCCCCTGTGACTCGGAGCCCTGCCTGAATGGGGGGTCCTGCGAGGTTCATGACGACTCGTATACCTGCGAGTGTCCTCAAGGCTTCCTTGGCAAGCACTGTGAGAAAG CTAAGCCACGGCTCTGCAGCACAGGGCCCTGTCGCAACGGGGGCACCTGCAGGGAGGCGGATGGCGAGTACCACTGCACCTGCCCCTACCGCTTCACTGGCAAGCACTGCGAGATCG gTAAGCCAGACCCTTGCGCCTCGGGGCCCTGCCAGAACAGGGGCACCTGCTTCCACTACATCGGCAAGTACAAGTGCGACTGTCCCCCAGGCTACACTGGCCGGCACTGTGAAATTG AGGTTGACTGCGGTGTCCCCAGTGAGGTGAAGCATGCCCAGGCCTCTTTCAACTCCACCAAGGTGGGCTCGCTGGCTGAATACCACTGTGAGCTGGGCTACACCCTCAGTCAGCACAACCACCCCCGTGTCTGCCGCTTGCCAGGTGTCTGGAGTGATCCCCCCGAGTGTGATG AGATCAATGAGTGctggtcccagccctgcctgaaTGGTGGCTGGTGCAAGGACCGTGTCGCCAAGTTCCTGTGCCTGTGTGAGCCGGGTTACACTGGCCACCACTGCGAGTCGG ATGTCGACGAGTGCCAGTCAGAGCCCTGTAAGAACGGCGGAACCTGCCGGGACCTCCCTGGGTCCTTTGCTTGCTACTGTCCTGAGGGCTTTGTGGGGACCCAGTGCGAGACAG aAGTGGATGCCTGTGAGTCAGGCCCTTGCCGAAATGGAGGGGAATGCGAGAGCTACAGGGGCTCCTACCTCTGCGTGTGCCTGGAGGGTTTCTTCGGCTACCACTGTGAGACAG CCAGCGACCCCTGCTTCTCCAGCCCCTGCGGGAGCAGAGGCTACTGCCTGCCTGGCAATGGCACCCACAGCTGCACCTGCAAAGTCAGCTACACAGGCAAGAGCTGCGAAAAAG AATTGCTGCCACCAACCTCATTAAAGGTGGAAAGGGTGGAGGACACTGGTGTGTTGATTTCTTGGCACCCACCTGAGGACGCAGCCGCCAGGCAACTCATTGACGGCTACGCCGTGACGTACGTATCCCTCGACGGCTCTTACCGCAGGACAGATTTTGTGGACCGAAGTCGTTCTGCCCACCAATTGCGGGCACTAGCCTCCGGCAGAGCCTAcaatatttctgtcttttcagtcAAACGCAACGTGAACAACAAGAATGATATCAGCAGGCCCATCATGCTCACCACGCGCACTA GACCGCGTCCGGTGGAAGGCTTTGAGATCACGAATGTGACGGCCAGTGCCATCACGGTGCAATGGGCTCTCCACCGGCTCAAGCACTCCACCGTTAGTAGGGTGCGTGTTGCCATCCGCCAGCCGGGTGACCTGGTAGACCGCACTGTGGAGCTGAACAGCAGCGTGGCCAAGTATACCTTCTT ggacctgcagccaggagagaggtACATTGTCCATGTCACAACGCTGAGCGGCCTGGGGATGGAAGACCACCCCTCAGAGAGTCTGGCCATGGCCCCCTTCCACGTATGGACAA ggcctctccccccccaaaacctcaccGCCTCCCGCATCACCACTACTTCTGTGTCCATGGCGTGGGAGCAGCCACCTGCTGGTGCTGTGGAGGCGTACATCATCAATGTCACCACTGCTCAGAGCGTGAAGAGCCGCTATGTGCCCAATGGGAAGCTTGTGACCTACATGGTGCGGGACCTGCTCCCTGGGCAGCGGTACCGCCTGTCCGTGACGGCTGTGCAGAACACAGAGCAAGGTCAAGTGCACAGTGAGCCCATCTACCTCTACGTCACCACCT TGCAGAGGGATGGGGCTCCAGAGAGACGGTGGAGCCAAGCTGGACACCCCCGGGTCTTGCGCAACAGGCTGCCCCCAGCTTTCCTGCCTGAACTCCGCTTGCTAGCAGATCGTGACACAGCTGAGGAGCCCTCGCCAGCCCCCAG GTTCACTGAGCTGGTCGATGGCAGAGGGAGGATCAGCACCAGGTTCAGCACTGTGTTAAGCAAATCCATCACTGTGAAGACAC AGCCGGAGGCTCCAGTGAAGCTGGAGAACGTGGAGGTGTCCAGCCAGGGCAGTCTGGCACTGAAGCTGCATGAGGCAAAGAGCAAGA GTGAGGGGCAGAACTGCTCCACGAACCCCTGCAGGAATGGAGGCACCTGCATCAGAGATGCCGAGTCCTACCACTGTGACTGCCGCCTGGGCTTCAAGGGCCGGCTCTGTGAGCTGG GTACAGGAGAGTCTACAAGGTACACCAGGACTTCTGCTACAAGGAGAGCTGCGAGAGCACCGGTTCTGAGAAGACAACCAGCAG aaaaCCAAGCAACAGTCACACACTGA